The window TAAAAGAGCCAAACCCGTTGAAAAAACTAAGGTTTACAAACTATTGCTTGAATatttctgaacaaaaaaaaaaggcttatcTTCTAAATTCCCATGCAGTACATCCTCTTACAAAACTAGAGTTTAGGTTACATGTAGTGTCACTGAGGCTTCCCAGGCTCTTGATCTGTGTAAATGGGAAAAAGCGAAACTCAAGACACAAACTTCCCAAGCCCAGAATGTCTGGCAAGGTGCCAAAATAAAACAACAGGATTGTTGCATTTTGAAAGAGAATAATGTGTGTTCATATTGCAAATGGCCAACTGGATCTCTTTCAAACAAACTGTTGCAATTTTCTCTTAGCAGTTTGTTTACACAGATCTAGAGCTCAGGGACTTATGGTAGTACTTTGTGTCCCATACATGTCAGTAGAAATACCTTGTCATCTCTAAAAAGTTGTATAATGTCATTTCCCAACCCTCTTTCTTCAAGAAACTTGCACACCTGCAGCAACATCAATGTCATCCCAAAATATTAGTGCAAGCCAACAAATTTAATGatttaagggaaaaaagaaaaggagctttatttaagtgtttagtcgttctagcattcaagcactaattggggacacgggaactgaaatcaacaataattattgaaatcaagtcaaatgttactttttgaggagaggggaaaaccagagtacccagagaaaaacttgtggtgcagagtagagagccaacaaactcaacccacatatgatgccgagcCTGGGAATctaacctgggccacattggtgggaggagagtgctctcaccactgcgcaatCCCTGCACTGATCATAAGTAGATGGGGTTTTGAAAAATTGGTAGTGCGCCATCCGTTTACTGCATGGAAAACAAGGTGGGCCAAGGGCAGTCATGCACTAAAAAGGGCACGGATATTGATTTCTGTGTAAAAAAAACCATTAGGGTACGGCAACGTTTGATTATGCACTTAGCAAGTGGTGGGCCACTGAAAATGCTGCACTGACAGATCGAATTTCTCCAGTCCCGAACTCGTACTTTATGATCAGTCCCTAATTATCATACCTGTGAAAGTAATCTGTAAGCAATCAAAGAACACAGGAAACTTTTTAAGATTCCCAATCTGTGAATAAAAAGGGTTATTTCTGGGTTCTCAATGGGTTTCAATTAGGAATTTCCCAATATGGGAAAATGATACCAAACCCACTAATGGGACATGAATTTCCCAATGTTTCCCCTGTAATGGGATTTTCACGTCCAATATTACCCTAAATTGGGATTTTCATGTCCCAATATTTTCCCTGTAATGGGATTTTCATGTCCCCATATTTTCCCTTTGATGGGATTTTCATGCCCCAATATTTCCCCTATAATGAGTTTTTCATGTCCCAATATTTTCTGTTTGATGGTATTTACACGTCCCAATTTTCTCCCTATAATGGGATTTTCACGTGTCCCAATATTTTCCCTGTAATGAGATTTTCACGTCCAGTTATTTCTCTTTTATCTGGAATTTCCTTTCCATGGGCTTTTAACATGGTTCAATAATTCCGTCTTCATGGGTTAAGTGCTGTGACAATCTCTTCTTAACAGGGCTTTGATGCTGCGACTGCATGTGTCCCACTAATAACTTACAGTGTCTCTGGCCCATCAACTTCAATATGATCCAACCTACTGTATAAAGAGAGGATTACAGGCACGTAtataaatcttgaaaaacactTTAATAAACAACCATTATTAACCACTTACATCAGATTGGATGTATTTCATTACAATGGATGATGGTAGCATTCTGATGATAAAATACAATGTCAAAAATTCAACGGTGTTTAATGATATATTCAATATTCAACAGAACATCAAAATGTACTTAGACTAGTAGAACAAAATCTGCAAAAGAAAGGCCCTATCAGAGCTCACAACTATATAAGCAAATGTACTTACATTTTGGTAAGGGAGTACAGTATAATATGAATTGAACAAGTTAATCCGAACTGAAGGCACTGATTTCTCATGCATGCATGCACCTTTCACTAGTGCCACGGTTTACAATTCGATTTCCTTAACAACAGTTATATCCTCTTTCAGATTCTTGATCTCCCCCTCTTTTACATTGCAGTTACTATGTTTTACAAGTTTTTCGGCTACCACACTCATAAGTTGAGTTGGTGCAAGGCCAGTTATATTTTCTTGTGCCACTGAAAACTTGTTTTTGAGGACTTCAACAATTTCATCTCTTTTCAATACTCTACTAAAAACTCTTTTTACAATCGTCTGATTAACCTGTAAAGACCAAAACGCATGTATGTTACTTGACGCTACGCCTGAAAGCTGGCTGCAAGGGATTGGTGACTCACTCCTACACAACTCAAGATCTGTGGTGTTTCCATGATCATCATCTTCGTCTAGTTCTTCCAGAATGTCTGCATCACCTCCTCCAGATTCAGCACTAGATGTGGACCCTCCACTTGACTTCTCCTCAGAACTTGCTGACTACAAATAAATTCAAATATGACTGTGTCTGGAAAATGTCCTAATGATGACTTGGGCTGCTTACAGTTAGATTGGGAATGTATTTAGGTGAGCTAAGCCTTGGAGTCGTGAGAAAAAATATTGCAGTTCTTTCATTTAAATCCTTATCTATTCCACTATAGCCTTACAGCTTGAAATTGAAAACTAGGCATCTTGGAAGCATGTCTCTCCATAAAATTACAAAACCTTGATTGCAATTTCCCTGAATCTCTAAAAACACTGGGCATTAAATTAACAGAACACCCCACAATATGACTATGGTAGCAtgttacattaaaaatattgtttctgaatccatttaaaattaaataacatttttcctCCAGGAGTTTCAAGTATCTAtgttataattttgtaagtatCTTTGTTATAATTTTGTTTCTATCCCAATCATGTGATTATCAGGCCATTATGATTTGTGATCACAATTGAAAACATGTCACCATAAATAATATGGAGGTGGATTACAAAAGCAGTCTTAATAGAATGGGGTACAGGTTTATGACCAACAGGTAATGGGAGATTAATCTCAAATGGCGTGAGGAAAACTGTCCATAGGCCAATAACTATAATTAATTATGCTTGGCTTCTGTATTCCTTATTATACAGTATAATATATGTTATCTTACTGTCTTCAAGATAATTATTTTGGCATTGCAAAATAATGAACTGTTCACGAGACTGAAATCACCCCACTGTCATACACGGTATTAAGATGTAAGTTGGTGTCTGAGGAAGAATCAGTATCAAGAGAGGCAATCTGCAGGTACTTACATTGTCtactttacatttctttttgacAGAGCTGGCAATCTCATAACCTAATCAGAGACAATAACTGGGTCGAGCTGTCGTTAAAGATGGACGTGTTTTTTTAGTCGGCGCGCCCTAGAGGTAAACTTTGAGTTAAAATGTATGAGTAACTTGAGTATGACAAAATCCGGAaacaagaaaaggaagaaattaaGTAGCTCATCAAGTGCTGAAGCCGCTTATCCCACCGAAGGCAAAGAAGACAAAGCATTGGAATCAGAAAGGTTGACAGCAGTGGCAACCAACGAAGGTGTCAGTGAAACCCCTTCCCTCCTCGATGTATGGAACGTTCTTACGGAGATTAAAGCTAATAATGTGAAGTTGGTCCTTGACGTGGAATTGTTAAAGGCAAATTATAAAGAGTTAAAAGACAGTCTACATTTCACAAAGAGCCAGGTCGATTCTTTAGTCACAGAAATTATTGCTGTTAAATCCAAGTTAAAACTCCTCGAAGAAGAAGTACTAAAGTCCAAGAAAGAGTTGGAGCAAGTTAAACAAAGACTGGACGATGTTGAAAGTAGCCATGATGACTTGGAACAGTATACTCGTAAATTTAACTTAGTGATACACGGAATCCCCCAACGTGAAGAAGATAATGTTGAGAACGTTATCAATTTAGGAAAGTCTCTGAAGGTCAACTTATCACGCGGTGACATTTATATTGTTCACAGATTGAATATAAAATCCAAAAGCAAAACACGACCGATTACCGTCCGTTTCAGTAATTACAACGCAAAAAGTAAACTTTATAAAGCCAGGATAAATCTACGAAATACAACTTTACATGATCTAGGAGCGGAGAAGATCTTTCTTAATGAAAACCTTACTGCATGGAGGGCAGGGTCATTCAGAGAGGCAAGGAAAGTAAGGAAAAAATATCCTAACGGTAAAACGTGGACTGCTCatggaaaaatctttttgaaaACAGACTTAACCTCAAAAGTTTTAAAGATTGACTCCTATGAAGATCTAGGAACCTTTTAATTCCATATGTGACctcgttcgtttttttttaatataaaaaataaaaaaataaaaaaaattagaagacTGAACGGCTCGTCCGAATTTTGCATACCTTTATTAGTATATTGTGACCTGACCTCGCTAGTTAGCACCTTGGAGTGTGGGCTTTTGGCCGGTTGATCGGTAATTTCCCAGGAGAGGTAAgtaattgttttgtttgatcAGTTTACGTAGTCATTTTGTACTGTTGCTtagttcttgtttgtttttgttttttctttttctcaatgTCTACTGTGAAGTTCTTAACGCTGTTAAAGGTTAGAGGTTTAAggaagcaagaaaaaagaagatcgATATTCtcatatttgaaaaacaaaaagcaaatatTTATCTCCTTCAAGAAACTTTCTCTAATCTCAAAGATGAAAGGATCTGGTCGACAGAGTGGGGTGGTCAAATTTTTTATTCTCATGGTTCAGATCATTCAAAAGGCGTCTGCGTCCTTATAAAACCGAATTCTCCAATTCACGTAGAGATAGTAGAGCTCGACACGAATGGAAGATTTATAATACTACGTCTCAAGACGCCAGGTGAGACCAGCTTTACGTTGTTAATGTTTATGCTCCCACGGATTGATGTGAACAAATTGACTTCATCGAatcttttactaaaaaaatcatatctctGCATCACTGATTCATCTAATTTAATAATTGCAGGCGactggaaagaaaggaaagaaactaaGTACAGGAATTCGTTAGTTTACTTAATGAAAACGGTCAATCTAGTtgatatataccgtagaattcATCCAAAAAATAAAACCTATACTTATGAATCAAAAGCCTTGAAGTTAAAGTCACACATAGATTTTTTCTTAATAAGCGGCAAATTTTTGCATGAGGTTATAAAAGTGGAAACACAAGCATCAATCGCACTTGATCATAAAGCAGTCTCTTTGAGCATTAATCTAAACAAGGAATTTAAACGCGGTCCTGGATTATGGAAATTTAACAACACTCTTCTTCAGGATGAATGCTTTTTACAATTAATAAAAGACTATTATCCATGTATCCTTCAAAAACATGCTGATGTAACTGATAAACAACTGCTCTGGGAATtaataaaaatggaaataagaTCCGAGACAATACGATAttctaaaagaaaaagtaaacaatCAAAAATGCGCGAAAGTGCAATTCAAAGCAGAATAGAGTAATTAGATGCCAAAACCTGTAATGACGTTTGCCAAGACCAACAGGACCTGCTAGAATAtgaaaaactaaagaaagaatTGCAAGGTATATATGAAGCTAATGGTAAGGGTGCAATATTCAGGTCCAAGGCTACATGGATTGAAAAAGGAGAAAGAcctacaaaatatttttttaacctggagaaaagaaactatgaaaaaaaatatctcaCAACTATATAATGACGAGGAAGAGCTCTTATCAGGTttcaaaaaaagtaaacaaagaaGTAGAAAATCACTTTAGTGAATTTTACAAAACGAATTTTGACCCTAGTAAAGAAAAGGAGATATCAGGAAAACTTCAAAACTTTGTAGAGAATTTGGACCTCGCCTACCTTGTGGAACGAGAAAGTCTTGAATTAGAAGCTGAAATAAATATTGAAGAAGTTCTAAATGCTCTAAACAGTTTCCAAAATAAAGAGACTCCCGGCGACGATGGTTTTACAAAAGAATTCTATGAGGTCTTCTTTGACCTTATAGGTGCTGCACTCTTAGACGCATTAAATACAGGGTTTGAAAATGGAACATTGTCTATATCACAAAGACGAGGGGTTATTTCTTTAATCCCAAAAGATGAAAACATTTGATGACATTATTTTACTGGCGACCAGTTACCCTGCTCAACGTAGATTACAAGCTTCATGCAAAGGTAATTGCAAAGAGAATTGAACCAGTCTTGCCGAAATTAATTCATCTGGATCAAACAGGGTTTATTAAGGGAAGATTCATTGGACAAAATATCAGATTGTTGAATGATTTAATGGAATATACAGACCACCAAAAAACACCAGGAATTCTGTTgtttattgattttgaaaaagcatttgATACAATAGAATGGCACTTTATTCAAAATGTAATCGAATGCTTTAATTTTGGCCCTGTTGTAAGAAAATGGGTCTCAATACTCTATACGGACGTAGAAAGTGCTGTTATGAACGGAGGCAACTCAACTAATTACTTTAAAGTCTTAAGGGGACTTCGACAAGGATGTCCTCTAAGTCCTTTGCTATTCGTGTTTGGTGTAGAAGCCAAAATTAGCCAATTCGCAGACGATACAACTCTTACTTGTAGGGACTTAGACGCACTCAGAGAAAACATgaatgttttaaataaatttaatgacATTTCCAGCCTCAAattgaataagaaaaaaactaaaGCAATGTGGATTGGTTCGgctaaaaataacaaaaccaaaCCTTTGGGTTTCCAAGCCTATCAAGAACCAATTAAGTCACTAGGGATAAATTTATCTTATAACCAAGACAGAAATAATaatctgaattttttttggaaaaattcaCAAGATGGATACGAAGTTAAATATGTGGCAAACGAGAGATTTAACTTTGTATGGTCGCACAATGTTAGTTAAGGCCCTAGACATATCTAAGATAGTTTATGTGGCTTCCACGCTTAGTGTTTCTGATACGGTGGTTAAAACAGtgcaagataaaatattcaaattctTGTGGAAAAATTAGAAAGATAAAGTAAAAAGAGCAGTATAATATCAACCATGCTCTCATGGTGGTGTGAACTTTCCAAATGTCCACACGGTGGTAAAATCACTACGCTTGAGCTGGCTAGGCAGGTTTTTAAATTGTACAAATGAGACCTGGCAAGCTATCCCtaatagttattttaacaaATATGGAGGATTACCATTCCTGTTAAAATGCAATTATGACTCTAAGCACTTTGACAAGAAATTGCCTCTTTTTTTATAGCCCATAGCTTCAATcttgttgaagtcctgaatttttcaggcttctctacgcaattgcaaaaattgctctcataactgcgaagatcatagcttcacttgatttcatatccgcagttcatatatgattcatttcatataccatttcgtcAATGTTTTTATGTGCTGTGCAATCCCTTCCTCGGTAAAGTTGATTTCGGGAATACCACATTCCTGGGTAATTTGTTCAGCGAATGCTTTCAACTCTGCTTTAGATTCTGGACTGTTGAATTTAGGTAATTTATCGCCCCATTTTTTGGTCGCCAACAGTCCAATTTTCTTCCTCCTGGATAGCAAATTGTGAAGAAAATGTAAGCTCATAAGCATAACAGCTGTCGTACTAAAGCTAGGGGAAAAACTTGTTCTAATACATTATGTTAAATAAGTTGCAATCATTCAGTGTTCTGTTACATAACTTACTTCGACAAATAAAGTTGCCTCATCTCTGGAGTGTAAGTGGACATTGCCGCCATTGTTGGTTTTAGCGCTGGAGAAGAAGGGCGTGCGCTGTTGTGGCTTTTCTGTTTAATTCCGAATTCTTTTTTAAAACGCACCGCTTTCCCATAACTAAAGCCAAGTTTAGAATAAATCGGTGCATCCGCTTCTCTGGAAGCCAGATTCTCCACTAAGTCTATGTCATTGATTTCCTCTCCTGAAATGTGAATAAAGTACACATAAGCCTTCTGTGTGAAGTGCGGGAAATGAAATGAACCCCGGGCAGATTTGTCCTGGGCATAACTAACTTGAACAAGGCTGTCAAAAGTGTCCGATGAAAAGTTTAAAATTAACTGTAGACTGTTTGAAATCTTAAAGCTTAAAGTTTTCAGTTGTGCATGCTCGCctaataaataaaaacttaagCTTACTTTGAAGTGCTTGAGAAATCGCATCCCCGAATGGCGAGCGAATTTTGTCGAAGAAGTCACCATCGCTATTGCTCTTCCCATCATTATCGTCTTTCTTCAAACTTTCCTCACTTCTAGCACTCATTTCGAAGCAACTCACAACCATTCCTGCAGTGAATCACGAGGGAGATTGCAACACACTTTTCACTTGCCAAACAGACAGCACTCGCATTGGAAAAGGACAAGGCTTTGACCTGTTTATGTACAAGTACATTTAACGAATAATCCCATTGGTTCTTGAGCTGTGCAGGGAGCTGATATTCCCACCATTTCGTTACGCATTTAATTCACCCcaaagtttttctttcattgaaaaaccgCTGGTCCTGCCATGAGACCGCacaaaacaagatggcggagtCGAAGGAGGAAGCAAATTTCAAATCTTTTCTCACCACTTCGAAACCATGTGAGCAAGAGATGAAGTTTCTTCATGCAACTTCTCTGAGAAGTCCTATAGACATGTACACTGCCGATGCTTGCGTTGCAACGGAAAAGCAACCACTAGAAAGACGGAATTGCGGCATTGGTCAGAAGCTCGATTATGTGCCGAAGGTGCTTCAGGCACTTTGGATTTAATAGTTCGGACTGACTCGCAGGAGTTACTAGAAATGGATGAAAATCCTGATGTTGAAAATGATTTGAATGTTAAAGACTCGGACAACTGTGACACTGAGAATGAAAACCCTCTAATAAAACTTGTTGTGAAGGCGGTGCTTCAAGCAGTGAGTATTATGGACAATTCTGGAGCCTCGATTAAGACATTTGAAGACATTCTCGATTATGGAAAAGCAATGCCTTTGGAGTCAATTTCAAGTGACATTGATGTTGATATTCAATTGGAGATATGGTCAAAAGACTGGAAACAGTCCAATCACTTCTTGAAGAACAGGGTTATTCTGATGCTAAGGAGTATCACATTTGCATCTGTAGAGAAAGAGTTGCAGAGATGTGGGAAGACAATTGTGAAGTATGTATACAGCTGCAATTGGAGTGTTATGAGCAGCAAAGATGAACTACATGTATGCCCTCGCTGTGGCAGTAGTGGATACATTAAATGTTACTATCTTGGGTTAAGCAGCAAGGTTAAAAAACTGGTTTAAAACGAAAAGTATGTGCAGAAAAATGTTGTGTCATTGGAGGGAGAAAGAACCCTGGCTTGAACAGACTTCAAGCTGGCCTATCAAAAACGAATTTTGGGGTGGACAAAGATGGGTAGACATGCAGTGGTTTTGGAATCCAAACCAGACATGGCTTCTTCTCACAAGATGCACCAACTGTAAAGCTGTAATTTCAGCAGAAACGATTGCCAGTTGTGAAAAGGGTGAAAGTGGAGTGTCATATGTTGAGTGCTCAGTGTGTCTGGAGACAGTTGCTTGTGAAGTGAAAACAGCTAATGGGTCTCCTCTAAATCTGGCCTTAATTGGTCACTGGGATGCCTGGCTACCTTCCAAAACAGGTGTAACATAGCGGCAccaaattagcacctattgtatattACATTTCGTATACGCATATGTAAGTAGGTTGGCACATTATGCATGTAACATAGTGGCAccaaattagcacctattgtatattACATTTCGCATACGCATCTATAAGTAGGTTAGCACATTATGCAAAAGCAGAGAGCACACACAACCAGGCGGTGTGTGTGAATAACCAGAATAAAACTCCATAGACATCCGACTACAACAGGCTTAAGGAGCTGTGGCTCAATTGAAATTGCAATTGCAAACATGTGCAATGTGGATGAAGTCTATGTGGTGGGTTTGTGCCATGCACTTCTTTTCCCAATGACATACTGAAACTTATGATCCATTTCTGAAACTGATAATGGATGGTCTTTGTCAAGGCTTCATTGACGGGTTTCAAGTTTCATATCGTGCTGGGCTTGCCATAGATAACTATGAGCCAAGTGAAATGCAAACTgagggaattttgttattgtgcTGGGCTGCTGATCATCCTGGTCAATGTGAAGTTGGAAAGTTCTTAAACCAAGGCAAATGTGGTTGTAGGAGATGCAACATGACTGGGCAGCAAAGGGAGCATTCCAACCGTTACCACTATCGTTATCCATGGGTTAAGAGGAACATTCAACTGGAACTGGAGAATTTATATGATGCTGACAATGAAACCAGGAAAAGTGTAAGAAAAATACTTTTCTCCGAGAAAGGATTTACTGGAACAAGTGTGCTACATAAGTACCTGCATCCTCTTTATGGATTTGATATCCTGCAACATATGGTGTTTGATGTTTTTCACACAGTCCCATTAAATCTATGCAAGAATCAAATTCAGAGAATGTTAGAACTTGAACTGATTGACACAGCTTACCCGgatgaaaaactgaaaaccTTTCCATGGACACAAGAACTAAAAAGTGGAAGAATTCCAGTTGCAGTTGGAAAGGAAGGTGAAGGGTTAGGCTTCTGGAAAGCTGAGGGCTTtcaaaaatttttctttccactaCTGGAATGCGTTCTTGAAGGAAAGATGGAAACCTTGACTGAACTTGAAATTGTATGCTCAGTCTCAAGGTTTGTAGAACTACATTTTACTAGTGGAAGAGATGGTTCGACTGATGAAATGATTGAAATGCACAGAAAGCTGGCCCAGAGAATCAATATAAAAATTgaggaggctcaaggcgttgaaATGTGTACAATATCAGTGCACAATATGATCCACATCCATGAGGACATCATCAACTTTTCTGCAACAGACAATTGTTGTCAAAAGATCACACAACTGCAAAGGAGTGAAAAGATCATTTGCTAAAGCTGAAGCCCGaagagaatttttgaaaagtcTTAAAGAAGGAGATGATAATCCATGTGATGAATGTAACACAAGTCTCGTAAGCATGTTGTAAGATTTAGAATGTAGCATTTTTTGCATTGAGTAAGGTTTCTTTGTTATCCAGAATACATTTGTGGTCAATGTTGATGATAATCCTGGAGATCACATTGAAAGAAGTGATCTAGTTCACAGTCCCAAACTATTGTAACTTCTGTAGTTTTAAAAACCCAGAAAAACCAAGGCTTCAACATAGTTTATTTGCACTTTTGGTTCTAAAGATGGAAGGAGTAATACCCTCTGCACACACAGCATTGCAATCTCATTTTTCCATACCAGATTAAAA of the Montipora capricornis isolate CH-2021 chromosome 7, ASM3666992v2, whole genome shotgun sequence genome contains:
- the LOC138056221 gene encoding centromere-associated protein E-like, whose product is MTKSGNKKRKKLSSSSSAEAAYPTEGKEDKALESERLTAVATNEGVSETPSLLDVWNVLTEIKANNVKLVLDVELLKANYKELKDSLHFTKSQVDSLVTEIIAVKSKLKLLEEEVLKSKKELEQVKQRLDDVESSHDDLEQYTRKFNLVIHGIPQREEDNVENVINLGKSLKVNLSRGDIYIVHRLNIKSKSKTRPITVRFSNYNAKSKLYKARINLRNTTLHDLGAEKIFLNENLTAWRAGSFREARKVRKKYPNGKTWTAHGKIFLKTDLTSKVLKIDSYEDLGTF